The following coding sequences are from one Onychomys torridus chromosome 16, mOncTor1.1, whole genome shotgun sequence window:
- the LOC118596727 gene encoding tetratricopeptide repeat protein 38-like: MGEGLQLTPESLEPVAFTLQTKTTTMSLRDCQAWKDAGLLLSTTSNEACKLFDATLTQYVKWTNDKSLGGIEGCLSKLKAADPTFAMGHVISNGLVLIGTGSSMKLDKDLAQAVKTMVEVSQTQTLTPREQLHVSAVETFAKGNFSKACDLWEQILRDHPTDILALRFSHDAYFYLGHQEQMRDSVARVYPFWKRDVPLNSYVKGVYAFGLMETNFYDQALKLAKEALSAEPTDAWSVHTVAHIHEMRAEIKDGLEFMKNTEGHWKDSDMLASHNYWHWALYFIEKGDYEAALTIYDSHILPRMQAKDTMLNVVNCCSMLYRLQMEGVPLGQRWQAVLPVTKKHTQDHNLLFNDAHFLMASLGAQDLQTTEELLTTLQEASKSPGENFQHQLAQDVGLPLCQAFVEAENGNPDRVLELLLPIRYRIVQIGGSNAQRDIFNQLLIHAAINCTSSAHKNVARSLLLERDALKPNSPLTERLIHKAATVHLM; the protein is encoded by the exons ATGGGGGAAGG GCTTCAGTTAACTCCAGAGAGCCTTGAGCCTGTGGCCTTTACTCTGCAGACCAAAACCACAACCATGTCACTTCGAGACTGCCAG GCGTGGAAGGATGCTGGTCTCCTGCTCTCAACCACAAGCAATGAAGCCTGCAAGCTGTTTGATGCCACCCTGACCCAG TATGTCAAGTGGACCAATGACAAGAGTCTTGGTGGCATCGAGGGCTGCCTGTCGAAGCTCAAGGCAGCAGATCCAACCTTTG CCATGGGTCATGTCATCTCTAACGGCCTTGTGCTCATTGGCACGGGAAGTTCCATGAAGCTGGACAAGGACCTGGCCCAGGCTGTGAAGACGATGGTGGAGGTCTCCCAAACCCAGACTCTGACGCCTCGGGAGCAGCTGCATGTGTCTGCAGTGGAGACGTTTGCCAAGGG GAACTTCTCCAAAGCTTGTGATCTCTGGGAACAGATCCTTCGGGACCACCCAACAGACATATTGGCCCTGAGGTTTTCCCATGATGCCTACTTTTACCTGGGCCACCAGGAGCAGATGCGGGATTCTGTGGCTCGAGTTTACCCCTTTTGGAAACGTGATGTCCCTCTTAACAG CTACGTGAAAGGCGTCTATGCTTTCGGACTGATGGAAACCAACTTCTATGATCAGGCACTAAAGCTTGCCAAAGAG gctttatctgctgagccaacAGATGCATGGTCAGTGCACACCGTTGCCCACATACACGAGATGAGAGCAGAGATCAAGGACGGGCTGGAGTTCATGAAGAACACCGAAGGCCACTGGAAG GACTCTGATATGCTCGCTTCCCATAATTATTGGCACTGGGCCCTGTACTTTATTGAAAAG GGAGACTATGAGGCTGCACTAACCATCTATGACAGCCAT ATCCTTCCTAGGATGCAGGCCAAAGATACCATGTTGAATGTGGTAAACTGCTGTTCCATGCTCTACCGTCTTCAGATGGAAG GGGTGCCCCTTGGCCAGCGGTGGCAGGCTGTCCTACCAGTGACTAAGAAGCATACCCAAGACCACAACCTTCTGTTCAATGACGCTCACTTCCTGATGGCCTCCCTGGGTGCACAGGACCTCCAGACCACAGAGGAGCTGCTGACCACCCTGCAGGAGGCCAGCAA GTCCCCTGGGGAGAATTTCCAGCACCAGTTGGCACAAGATGTGGGGCTGCCCCTGTGCCAGGCCTTTGTGGAGGCTGAGAACGGGAACCCTGACCGAGTCCTAGAACTTCTCCTGCCAATCCGCTACCGAATTGTCCAGATTGGGGGCAGCAATGCTCAG AGAGACATCTTCAACCAGCTGCTGATTCATGCGGCCATCAACTGCACCTCCAGCGCCCATAAGAATGTGGCCCG GAGCCTTCTGTTGGAGCGTGATGCCTTGAAACCCAACTCACCCCTGACTGAGAGGCTCATCCACAAGGCAGCTACTGTCCATCTTATGTAG